The DNA window CGTCCAGGACGTAGAAGCGGTGGGTCTCCTCGGACAATCGGCGAGCGATCTCGGTCCACCCGTCGGCAGCCGCGGCGGCGTGATCGACCTCGGAGCCCTTCTTGCGCGTCCAGGACCAGCCCTCGCCCATCTTGTGCCACTCCACGGCGCCACCGGTACCGGTGGACTCGTGAAGTTCACCGAGCATCTTGAACGTGGCTTCTTCGCCGACCTTCCACTTCGCGCTCTTCACGAATTGGAAGACTCCGACATCGAATCCCTGGTTCCAGGCCCGCAGCGCCATCCCGAATGCGGCCGTCGATTTTCCTTTGCCTGGCCCGGTGTGCACCGCCAGAACAGGCTGGTTGCGACGCTGACGGGTCGTGAGTCCGTCTTCCGGAACCGACCCTGCGAGTGGGACTCCCTGTGGCATTACCCGCTCCTCACGCAGCCGCGCGGACGACTGCGGCGACTTGCTCCGCCGACAGATCGGCCAATCGGACGTATCCCGCCCCCAGATGCTTGGCCATGTCGGCGGCGAGACCCAGTCGCACCAGCGAAGTTTCGCAGTCGACGACCACCGATGCGATTCCGTCGCCGGCCATGCGGTCGGCCGCGATACGTGCGCGTCCGACGGGATCGATCCCCCCGGTGGCACGACCGTCCGTCATGGCTACTACGAGCGCACGCCGCAGTGGATCGCGAACTTTTTCACGAAGCACCACCTCACGTGCTTTCAGGAGGCCCTGCGCGAGGGGCGACTTGCCGCCGGTTTTCATTCGGCGAAGCCGCGTGACCGCCACGTCGACGCTCGACGTGGGCGGAAGCACGAGCTCGGCGTCGCGTCCACGAACCGTGATGACTGCGACTTTGTCGCGGCGTTGATAGGCATCTTTGAGCAGCGACAGGACTGCGCCGGTGACCGCGGCCAAACGATCACGCGCGGCCATCGACCCGGACGCATCGACGACGAAGACGATCAGGTTGCCTTCGCGACCCTCGCGCAACGCCCCCCTGAGGTCGGCCGGTTCGAGCTTGAATCGACCCTCGGTGCGCCCGCGACTCACCTGCTCCTCCGCGGCTGCGAAGAGTGTCCCGATCACGTGGATTCCTTTGCCGCGCTCCGTCGTCGGCCGTACCGCACGCCCCTGCGCCGAACGTGATCGAGACCTGCGCCCGGGCGCCCCTTCGCCGATGCCCGTCAGCTCTATCGTGCGGGCACGAAACTGCGCGCCCGGTGCTGCGGCGTCCCGTTCACGCGAACCTCCGCTGCGCGGCGGTGACTCCGCGTTCGGTTCTTCACCCGGTTCCGGAGCTCCGCCTCCCTCGGGGTCGGGGTCGGGGTCGGTATCCGGATCGGTCGGGTCGGTCGGGTCGGGGTCGGTATCCGGGCGATGCGCGTCGGCCTGTTCGGCGGCATCACGCATCTTCTCGTCCAGTGCCCCGTCGTCGATCCCCGGTTCGTCGAAGGGATCTCGCCGACGACGGTGCGGCAGAGCAAGTTCGGCGGCGACCCGCACATCGGCTTCCTCCACCACGGCCGAGCCGCGCCACGCCGCATGCGCGGTAGCCGTTCGAGCAACGACGAGATCAGCTCGCATACCGTCGACATCGAACGACGCGCACAGCGCCGCGATTCGACGCAGTTCGGTGTCGTCGAGCACGACATCGTCGACGACGGCTCTAGCCCGACGGATTCGAGCGGCGACCTCTTCGTCCTCGGCCGAGTACGCGGCGGCGAACACCTCCGGGTTGCGTTCGTAGTTCAGGCGCCGCCGAACAACCTCCATTCGGGTGTCGACGTCACGAGAGGCTCTGACGTCGACTGCGAGTCCGAACCGGTCCAGGAGTTGGGGGCGCAGTTCGCCCTCCTCGGGATTCATCGTCCCGACGAGAACGAACTGTGCGGGGTGCGAGTGGGATACACCGTCACGTTCGATGTGTACTCGGCCCATCGCGGCAGCGTCGAGAAGCACGTCGACGAGATGATCGTGCAGCAGATTCACTTCGTCGACGTACAGGACTCCCCGGTGTGCGGCGGCCAGCAAACCTGGCTGGAACGCGCGCTCACC is part of the Rhodococcus sovatensis genome and encodes:
- the cobO gene encoding cob(I)yrinic acid a,c-diamide adenosyltransferase, yielding MPQGVPLAGSVPEDGLTTRQRRNQPVLAVHTGPGKGKSTAAFGMALRAWNQGFDVGVFQFVKSAKWKVGEEATFKMLGELHESTGTGGAVEWHKMGEGWSWTRKKGSEVDHAAAAADGWTEIARRLSEETHRFYVLDEFTYPLKWGWVDIDEVVEVLTNRPGNQHVVVTGRDAPQALIDAADLVTEMTKVKHPMDAGRKGQRGIEW
- a CDS encoding magnesium chelatase subunit D family protein is translated as MQQSGYPFSAIVGQDQLRLSLALCAVHPGIGGVLVRGEKGTAKSTVVRALAALLPEVEDEGVTRPARLVELPVGATEDRVVGSLDLEKVLRDGERAFQPGLLAAAHRGVLYVDEVNLLHDHLVDVLLDAAAMGRVHIERDGVSHSHPAQFVLVGTMNPEEGELRPQLLDRFGLAVDVRASRDVDTRMEVVRRRLNYERNPEVFAAAYSAEDEEVAARIRRARAVVDDVVLDDTELRRIAALCASFDVDGMRADLVVARTATAHAAWRGSAVVEEADVRVAAELALPHRRRRDPFDEPGIDDGALDEKMRDAAEQADAHRPDTDPDPTDPTDPDTDPDPDPEGGGAPEPGEEPNAESPPRSGGSRERDAAAPGAQFRARTIELTGIGEGAPGRRSRSRSAQGRAVRPTTERGKGIHVIGTLFAAAEEQVSRGRTEGRFKLEPADLRGALREGREGNLIVFVVDASGSMAARDRLAAVTGAVLSLLKDAYQRRDKVAVITVRGRDAELVLPPTSSVDVAVTRLRRMKTGGKSPLAQGLLKAREVVLREKVRDPLRRALVVAMTDGRATGGIDPVGRARIAADRMAGDGIASVVVDCETSLVRLGLAADMAKHLGAGYVRLADLSAEQVAAVVRAAA